CTTTATTGAAGGATACGAAATGGTTGAGGTTAAGAAAAAACTTTAATCGCTTAAAATATTGCAGTAAAAAGCCGGGTATTTCCCGGCTTTTTACGTTTGATTCAGAATAATTAGGCCGTGAAAGCCAACAATGACCAAATATTTTTAGCATTGCTACCTGTTATCTTTGCGCAAGTATTATCTTTGGTCAATTCAAATACTTATTGCATTGACACTTCCCGAAGGCAATCATACTCCCGACGAACTAAAGTGGTTTAGGAATCTTTTTGATACCTACTACGATAGTATTCGTAATTTTGCCTATTTCAAGGTTGGCGATCCCGATATAGCCGATGATGTTGTTCAAGAGGCTTTCATCAAGGTGTGGAATATGCGCGATGAGATTCGGAGTGAAACGGTGAAAGCACTACTCTACAAAATTGCGGGTAACTTGGCTCTAAATCAATTGAAGCATAGGAAGGTAGTTCTTAATTTCGAAAATAATTACCAGCATGATACCTATGGAGAACAAGCCGATTCACAGATAATAAGTGAAGAGTTCAATACCTACCTTCAGAGTGTAATCGCATCGATGCCCGAAAACTCACGTGAGGTATTTCTCATGAACCGTATGGAGGGCCTTACCTATGAAGAAATTGCGGATAGGCTCGATTTAAGTGTAAAAGCCATCGAAAAAAGGATGTCGGAAGCGCTAAAAATAGTTCGCAGCAAAATCAGCTATAAAGTATGAGTTTAGGAAACGACAATAATCCGTTCTACCCAGAGATGGGTGATGATGAGGCCCTTGATAAAGCATTAAAGGCAATGTCCTCGTGGTCGGCTCCTGCAACAAAAAGTAAGGAGGAAGCGTGGCAGCAGCTGATGGCGGGTATCGACAGGCCAAAAGAGGATCCTACCGAGAAACCATTGGCTCCCGTTGTTACATTTAGGCGGAGATTAGTTATTTATGGTAGTGCGGCTGCCGCTTTAATTGCTATTATTTTAATTTCGACAATCTTACTTAAGCTCACGGGCACAATACAAGTGGTTGCTCCCTTTGGTGCTTTTGCAAATGTAGAATTGCCGGACCGGTCATCGGTTGTATTGAATTCTGATTCTAAGTTGACTTATAGTAAAATAGGGTGGGATAAGCATCGGAAAGTTTCCCTGCAGGGCGAGGCTATTTTTGAGGTTACTACAGGGGAGAAGTTTGAGGTTCATACACCAGTTGGTTATGTTCGGGTACTCGGAACAAAGTTCAATGTTAACTTTCGTAACAAGAATCTTGAAGTGGATTGTCTGCGTGGTAAAGTTGAGGTAGTTCTTGCCAGTGGTCGAAAGGAATTACTTGTTGCCGGTCAAGGACTAAACGTGGATAATGAGCAGCTGGTCGTAAAGAAAGAACTCAATTTGCAAACCGATGCCAAATGGATCGAAGGTGAGTTTTTTCTATAGAGAAGCCCCTCTTTACGAGGTGTTTCAGGAAATCGAGCGGCAGTATAATGTTCGAATCCAATCGATGGGAATCTCTAATAGAACTTATACTGGTTTTTTTCGAAAAGGAAATCTTAAGGAAACACTCGATTTGGTTTGTCAACCTATGAGCCTTACCTATTCCATTCAAGGAAGGATGGTTACTATAAAATAGTGTCCCAGTAGGGTAATATTACCTTTGATTGTATTACTGTAAAGCATTAATCTACGTGAAAAGGGGCGCATTAACAATCCTAATAGTTTTGCTGATGTTGGGGTTTGGTCATGCCCAATCCTTTACTGGTTCGTACTATAATGCTCCGCTAAATTTGGTTCTGGAGGAGGTCTCCTCCCAGTGCAATGTAAAGATGGCCTACGATTTCGACTTAGTAGCCAAGTTTACGGTCACGGCAAAACTCCATAAAGTAACCTTGAGTGAAGCACTGCAGGTTGCATTCGAAAATACACCCTTGACTTTTATCGAGATTAATGGCGTTTTTGTAATTAAGCCAGACCCAGGTAAATTGCAGGTATTGACCATTGCTCCCGCACCTCTGCCGCCAAAGTATAAGGTGATGGGGCTTGTGCGCGAAAAGTTGTCGGGAGAGACACTGCCATACGCCAGTATATCACTTAGCGGGACTCAAAACGGCGTAGCCGCTAATAGTGATGGCTACTTTAGTATAATTACTCAGCAGGCCGATTCGCTACTGCTTTCGATATCCTACCTTGGTTACCTTCCAGCCCAGCTGACGGTATCGCCTGCGAACCAGCGGGGATTGCTAGTGGTGGAATTGGATCGCCAAGTGGAGGTGTTTGATGCAGTGATGATAGCCGCTCCACGATCGGATGTAATGCAGGTGGAGAGCGAGCCCTCTCGGATTCGGTTGAACTCGGCTCGAATTACGGAGTTGCCCTCTCTTTCGGAGTTGGATATTACGGCACCTATCCAGCTGCTTCCGGGAATCGATGGCACAACAGAATCGATGGCTGGACTAAGTATTCGCAAATCGGGACCCGATGAGAATCTTGTATTGTATGATGGATTCACTGTTTACAAAATCGATCATTTCTTTGGGGCGTTTAGTAGCTTTAATGCCAAGGCAATTAAGGATGTTCAGGTTTTCAAGGGTGGGTATGATGCTACATACGGTGGCCGAGCCTCCGGAGTAGTAGAGATCACCGGAAAGAGTGGTAGTATGAATAAAACATCCGTGGATGTGGGGATGGATTTGCTCTCAACCGACGTTACTATAGAAACTCCTGTTGGCAAGAGGGCTTCTTTTATAATTTCCGGCCGACGCTCATTCACCGATAAGATTCAGAGTTCGCTCTACGAATCGCTATTAAAAAGTACTCGAGCCGATTTGTCGTCCTATACTAAGGTTCCTGCTTATGTCTCTAACGAAACTAGCGACCCTTCGTTTTACTATTACGATTTGAATACTAAGTTAACCATTAATCTTTCATCTAGTGATGTGGTTTCGATGAGTGGGTACAAGGGACGCGACAAGCTTACTTTTTTTGATAGTGGAGCAAAATATTCGATCGATGAGAATTCCGACTGGGGAAGTAGCGGTATGAGCCTCCGATGGGCGCGCCAGTGGTCCAGTAGTTTTTCCCAAACGCTAGTTTTTGGCGGTTCGCGTTATAACCTGTTCTATCAGCATCTCGATAGCCTTCGAAAAAGAAAGCCGCTTACCCTCTTCCAGAACGATACTATCCAAAAACAATTTATTTTGGACAGTAGAATAAACGATGTCTCTCTAACCTTGAGCAATAGTTTGAATCTGAATGAAAACAATTCTCTTGATTTTGGGTTTTCAGTTAATAGTGTGAAAACCGATTTTTCGGAATCATCTCTTCATCAGGTCAACCAGAATGTTATTATCGATACAACGCGAATAGTTGCGAATGATTCACGGGTGCTTTCTGTTTACGCTCAGAATACATACTCAAATGGTATTCTTAAGTTATTTAAGACTGGAATACGCGTCAACAGGCATAGTCTGACCAATAAGACATACTTTGAACCAAGGGTTCAAATAGCAATTGCAGCCTCTTCCATACTCCAACTTAAGGCTTCAGCTGGGAGATATCATCAGTTTATAAATCGAATACCGATGGTTTCTGCTACTGATTATAGGAGCGTTTGGGCCGTTTCGGATGGCGCTCGATTCCCTGTCGTAATTTCCGATCACTACATTGCCGGGTTTAGCCTTAAACCTTATAGTTCAATGAGTATTGACGTTGAGGGGTATTCAAAATTCACGGACGGGTTGGCGGCCATTTATAATTCGTACCGGAGAACGGCAACGAACAAGATAACCTTAAATCGCAGTTTCTATAAATATTCTAGCACTGTTTTGGGATTGGACGTTATGCTCAAGCAGAATTTTGGACGATATCAATTATGGCTGGCCTACACGCTAAGCAAGGCGAGTAATGAATCGAAAACTATAAATGGCAGTGATTCCTATCCGGCCTATGACGACCAGCTGCACGAATTAAAAATATTTGGGGTCGCAAAAGTGCGCAGATGGAACTTCTCGCTCGCATGGATTTATGGCTCCGGCAAACCTTGGGATGCCCCAACCTTTACGAATTCCACCGTGTTATCGCCTTCCTATTCAAAGAATTCTGAGCGGTTGCCAGCATACCAACGACTCGACTTAGCAATTGGTTATGCCTATAATATTGGCAAGGTGGACTGTAAGGTGGGCATGAATATCGTTAATGTTTTAGATATTAGCAATATACTCGGACGGCCATACCAGATCAAGGACGATGCCTATGAGCAGGTGTTGCAGGGTATTTCACCCTTAGAGTTCTCCGATATAAATGGGATGGGACGATTGAATACGCTCTACTTCAATTTTTCCTTTTAATCGTTGCATAATTCCGAAAGATATTCTCCTTTATTGACAGTTCACAGACACATTTATTCAGACGAACGAAATATGCTATCTTGAAGTAGGGTATTCATCCATGCGGTTGTATTACTTATGAAAATAACTCTAGGAAACCGTGAAACGCAAGGAAAATAGTGGGCCGACGAAAGAGGAAATGAGGGAGATTGCTCTTTTTAATAATCTTCGCTTTCTAAGAGCACCTGCCACTATCTCTAAAGAGGACGCGTGGCTTCAATTAATGGGTCGATTATCCGAAAACAGAACTGTTGCAACAACTATTTTTACACGTAGTTTAACTTTTCGAGCACTTCTTGCTGCAGCTACAATTGCCATTTTTCTGGTATCGTACTATTTTATTGCGCTGAGCGGTAGTATCACCCTTACTACAGGAAATGGTCAGATGGTCACGGCATATCTTCCCGATAGTTCCGTGGTTTATCTTAACTCGGGCACAACCATTCGCTACAACACCAAACATTGGAATGATCGCAGGGAGATTAAGTTGGAGGGAGAGGCTTTTTTCAAAGTAAAGGCAGGAAGAAGGTTTTCTGTAATCACCTCGGAGTCGGTTACTAGCGTTCTGGGTACAAGCTTCAATGTGTATGCAAGGGCAAATGAGGTAAAGGTCAGCTGCATCACGGGAAAAGTTCTGGTAATGAGTAAATCTAGTGGAGAATCAAAACTTTTATTGCCGGGATATAAGACTAAGGTTCTTAAAGGTGCTCGGGTCCAACGGGAGAAGACCAATATTGATCTAGAAGCCAAATGGGTGGAGGGTAAATTTTATTTCCAACAGGAGAGTATCGGAAGGGTTTTAGAAGAGATTGAGCGGCAATATAATATCAAAATAGAATACAAGGGGAATACAAATAGGACCTATACCGGCTTCTTTACAAACAACGATCTGCCTTCGGCATTGGATCTCGTTTGCATACCCATGCAACTCCGCTATAAAAGGGTAAATGCAATTACAATACAAGTTTACTAGAGGGTATAGTTAAATGTTATAAGGACTGGTTCGTAGTTCCTCAAAGCGCATAATGCGGCTAAATTCACAGTCGGGTAGTTCTAGCAGTTCATACTTTCTATTCCTCAGTTTCGGTTCAAATCCAGCATCGGCAATTGCCTTCTGAATATCGTAGGCATCCATTCGCTTAACTCCGGCAATATTTGGATTATCATCGAGCATAATAGATCCAAAATCGTTGGCCCCTGCATGCAGGCATGCTTGGGCAACTTCTTTACCAACAGACAGGTAAGATGCTTGGATGTTGGTGATATTTGATAGCATAATCCGAGAAATAGCCACGCTTCGAATATAATCTTCGGGCGGCATTTGTAGTAAATTCTGGCCAGCCAATGGCATGGTTTGGAGCCTTGCCCCAGAAACTAAAGGTATAAACTCCTCAAAGCCGGGAGCACCAAGTGGCTTTTTCGATTGAAGGTCCCTTATTTTTACTAGATGTTCTATTTGCTCGTGAGGGCTTTCCATTTGGCTGAAAACAATGGAGGCAGATGTTCCAATTCTTAGGGCATGAGCCTCCGCCATAACTGCCCACCATTCCGAGGAGTCTAGTCGTGTAGGCGACAGATCCAGCCTAACCCTTTCGCAGAGTATTTCGCCACCATGTCCAGGTAAACTATCCAATCCTGACTCGACCAATTGTTCGAGCACCTGCTTGTAAGTGAGGTTCTCCATTTTTGCAAGAAATCCAATTTCGGGAGAGCCTAGGGCATGAATTTTAAGTCGAGGAAAAATGTCTTTTAATTCACTAAATAGTGATTTGTAAAACTCGATGCCCAGCTCTGGATTTAGTCCACTTTGCAAAACAAGTTGCTCACCACCATATTTAAGCAACTCTTCCACTTTTTCGATGTACTCTTCTAATGTGGTGATATATGCCATAGAGCTTTGTGGTTCGGAGTAAGAATCACAAAATTTGCAACCAGAGATGCAGATATTGGTGATATTAATCTTTCGATCAATTTGCCAAGTAACGTAGTTGTGCGCCTTTTTGAGACGAATGAGGTGGGCTAATCCCATCAATTCGCTAAGTGGTGCCGTTGTGAGAAGGATCATTCCCTCTGCGGCTGTTAAAAACTCTAACGAGTAGGCTTTCTGGTATATATTGTCTAAACTCATCGTCATTTTAATCCAACAAGATGTTCGTTCTGCTGCCGTATTTGGCGTTCGATAGTGATGTAAATTTCAACAAAAAAACCGAAGTAAAAAACCCTTGTGCGGTTTTTAGGTGATCCCCCACTTAGCAACAGGGAATTTATTAACTTTACAAACTATATTATTAACTGGCTACAATTATTATGTTGCTGGTATAATTGAAAACGGTTATCTATGAGCGAAGAAAGAGTTAGGGTTGGAATAACCCAAGGCGATATTAATGGTATTGGATACGAGGTGATTATAAAGGCATTACAGGATGCCCGTATCAATGATTTTTGCACTCCAATTGTTTACGGTTCACCCAAAGTTGCTGCCTACCACCGCAAAGCTGTAAATGTTGAGAGTTTTATATTCAACCCGGTTAAGGATGTAGACGAAGCCAATCCAAGGCGTTCTAACTTGATTAATGTAATGGATGACAACGTTCGGGTAGATATTGGGAAAAGCACACCTATGGGTGGACAGGGGTCCATTCTATCGCTCGAAGCGGCCGTGGCTGACCTAAAGGCTGGGAAAATCGATGTTATTGTTACCGCGCCCATAAATAAGAATAACGTCCAAACCGATACATTTCATTTTCCTGGACACACAGAATATTTCGCCAAAAGTTTTGATTGCGATGATGCACTCATGCTCATGGTTTCTGATGTGTTAAAAATAGGTGTCGTTACGGGTCATATACCGTTGGAAAAGGTTTCAGAATCTATTACAATGGAGGTAATCCTTAAAAAACTTACTATACTCAATAAGACATTGATTCAGGATTTTGGCATTAGGAAACCCCGCATTGCTGTTTTGGGACTGAATCCCCATTCTGGCGATAATGGTCTCCTAGGAAAAGAGGAGATCGATGTCATTATTCCTGCTCTGGAAACGGCAAGAAATAAAGGTATCCTTGCGTTAGGACCTTATCCCGCCGATGGTTTTTTTGGCTCCGAAGGCTTTAGCAAGTTTGATGCTGTTTTGGCGATGTATCACGATCAAGGTTTAATTCCCTTCAAGTCGATGGTGTTTGATGAAGGTGTAAACTTTACTGCAGGGCTCCCTATTATTCGAACCTCCCCTGTTCACGGAACAGCGTATGAAATAGCGGGTAAAGATGAAGCAAATGCAAACTCTTTTCGCAGTGCAATTTACCTCGCTTGTGACCTATTTAATAATAGAAAACTTCATAAGGAGATATCTGCAAATCCACTTAAAACCAGTAGAATGGAGACTGAGTCGGGTCGGTAGATCTTTTTAAACTCTAAGAAACGCCGGAACTTTTTTCGGCGTTTCTTGTTTCCTACACACCGTTGTCTATCCAAATCCACAATTAGAGTATGGGTGGCGGAACAATGCGATTTATAATGATTAGCAACAATTTAAAATAGGTATTATGGAGGAAGGATTAAAAAGGGAAGCACTTGATTATCACGCCCAAGGTAGACCAGGAAAAATTGAAGTAGTTCCCACAAAACCAAATAGTTCCCAAAAGGATCTTTCCCTAGCCTATAGTCCCGGTGTTGCTGCTCCCTGTTTGGAAATCGAAAAGAATCCCGAGGATGCCTATAAATACACAGCAAAAGGAAATCTAGTTGCTGTTATCTCGAATGGAACTGCAGTGCTTGGCCTTGGCGATATAGGGGCCCTTGCCGGAAAACCGGTAATGGAAGGGAAGGGATTGCTATTCAAAACCTTCGCCGACATCGACGTTTTCGACATTGAAGTGGATACTCACGACATCGATAAATTTGTGGAGACAGTCCGGCTGATTGCTCCAACCTTTGGCGGCATCAACCTTGAGGATATTAAAGCGCCAGAGTGTTTCGAAATAGAGGAACGGCTAAAGAAATTGCTCGATATTCCTGTAATGCATGACGATCAACATGGAACTGCCATAATTTCCTCGGCAGCCTTGCTTAATGCATTGACTATAAATGGAAAGAAGATAGAGGATTTAATTGTTGTGGTAAATGGTGCTGGAGCAGCCGCAGTGGCATGCGCAAAACTTTATTTCGCGCTCGGTATTCGTGCCGAGAATTTGGTAATGTGCGATTCCAAGGGCGCAATTTCTACTAGAAGGAAAGATATTAACTCCATAAAGGCTCAGTTTGCAACCCAACGAACCGTAGATACCCTTGAGGAAGCAATGGTTGGAGCCGATATGTTCCTTGGACTTTCTGCGGCCAACGTGCTTACCACTGAAATGGTTCAATCCATGGCGAAGGAACCCATCGTTTTTGCTCTGGCAAATCCCGACCCTGAGATTGCATACGATTTGGCCATGAAAGCGCGTCCCGACATTATCTTTGCAACAGGTAGGAGCGATTACCCCAACCAAGTAAACAATGTGCTAGGCTTTCCTTACATCTTCCGAGGAGCATTGGATGTTCGGGCAAAAACTATTAACGAGGAGATGAAGGTGGCCGCTGTTAGAGCCCTTGCATCCTTGGCAAAAGAGGTAGTTCCTGATATTGTGGCCAATGCATATAATAAAAAGACGCTGGCCTTTGGACGCGACTACCTGATTCCAACACCGCTCGACCCTCGGCTTATTTCTACTATATCCGTTGCGGTTGCTCAAGCAGCAGTGAAATCGGGTGTCGCACGAAAAACTATTGAGGATTGGGATGCCTATAAAACTGAGTTAGAGCAACGTCTGGGCTACGATAATGCCATAATCCGTACCGTTAGAGATAGAACACGCAACAGCGGTAAGCGAATTGTTTTTGCTGAGGGTGGACGACTAAAAGTGCTTCAAGCTGCACAGCAAATTCTCCAAGAGGGAATTGCTACGCCAATACTCTTGGGTAGCGCTGAGAAGATTAGAAAAATATCTCTTGATAATAACATCGACCTCAATGGCGCAACTATTATCGAGTTTTATGGCGATGCTGAAGCTTGTCGTAGAGAGGTGTTTGCCAAACTATTCTTCGAAAAAAGAAAGCGGAAAGGGATTACCTATCAAGAAGCGATTGACAGTATGTACGATCGCAACCAATTTGGAATAATGATGGTTGAGGTGGGCGACGCTGATGCATTTATTTCGGGATATTCGTCGAAGTATTCCACAACCATTAAGCCAGCGCTCCAAATTGTAGGCACCGATAATCCCGGGAATCATATTGCTGGGATGTATATGGTAATGACCAAGCAAGGTCCAATTTTCCTCGCGGATACCACGGTGAACGATCAACCTAACGCCGAAACGCTTGTGGCTACAACGCTACTTGTGGATAGAGCCGTGCGTCGTTTCAATATTGAACCGGTAATCGCTATGGTCTCGTACTCTAACTTTGGTTCTGTCCCAACTGGTCAACCTGAAATTTCACGAAGGGCAGTAGAGATTCTACATGCCAACCATCCAGAAATCATTGTAGATGGAGAGGTTCAGGCAAATTTTGCCCTGAATAAGAAGATTCGAATGGAAAAATTCCCTTTTTCTAAATGGGGTGAGAAACGGGTGAATACCTTAGTATTTCCCGACTTGGCTTCTGGCAATATCTCTTACAAACTCCTGCAGGAATTAGGCGGATTTGAGGTGGTGGGCCCTATCCTTGTTGGCATTGCTAAGCCCGTTCACGTAGTTCCTATTGAAAGTTCCGTAAGGGAGATCGTCAATATGGCTACCATTGCCGTATTCGACTCCATCTGTACCCTTGAGGGTAATTGTGGATGTGAATAGGAAATGGAATATTTCTTCATGCCGACTCGTTAATAACCCAGTTTGTCCTGCCTAATAATATAACTCTTAATGATTTGGAGAATTTTCGGTTGTCAACATTAAAAAAAATGATCATAGTGCCTTTAATCGTTGCACCTGCCATATTTGCTCAGGGACAAGATTCGGAAAGCTCGTCATTGTTGTGGAAGGTATCAGGGAATGGGCTCGCCAGTCCATCTTATTTATTTGGAACCATACATGCCTTGCCTCAAAGTCGATTTTTCTTGCCCGATTCGGTTGAAAAGGCGCTAGCCTCTTGTGAGAAGGTGGTCCTCGAGATCGATATGGACGAGCCTGGGATGATGTCGGAGTTGCAGCAGGAGATGCTGATGACCGATAATGCGCTAGATCGTATTTTGTCGCACGACGAATATGAACTGATTGCAAAATTCTTTATCGACTCATTGGGGATACCATTAGCCCCGTTGGCAAACGTTAAACCAATGCTTTTGACCTCCTTTATGCTGCCCAAAATTATTGGACAAAATCCTGCATCGTATGAGGGAATATTTGTTCAGATGGCCGGTGCACTTGGTAAGGAAGTTCTCGGATTGGAAACT
This portion of the Williamwhitmania taraxaci genome encodes:
- a CDS encoding RNA polymerase sigma-70 factor, which produces MTLPEGNHTPDELKWFRNLFDTYYDSIRNFAYFKVGDPDIADDVVQEAFIKVWNMRDEIRSETVKALLYKIAGNLALNQLKHRKVVLNFENNYQHDTYGEQADSQIISEEFNTYLQSVIASMPENSREVFLMNRMEGLTYEEIADRLDLSVKAIEKRMSEALKIVRSKISYKV
- a CDS encoding FecR family protein — its product is MSLGNDNNPFYPEMGDDEALDKALKAMSSWSAPATKSKEEAWQQLMAGIDRPKEDPTEKPLAPVVTFRRRLVIYGSAAAALIAIILISTILLKLTGTIQVVAPFGAFANVELPDRSSVVLNSDSKLTYSKIGWDKHRKVSLQGEAIFEVTTGEKFEVHTPVGYVRVLGTKFNVNFRNKNLEVDCLRGKVEVVLASGRKELLVAGQGLNVDNEQLVVKKELNLQTDAKWIEGEFFL
- a CDS encoding FecR domain-containing protein, whose amino-acid sequence is MSFFYREAPLYEVFQEIERQYNVRIQSMGISNRTYTGFFRKGNLKETLDLVCQPMSLTYSIQGRMVTIK
- a CDS encoding TonB-dependent receptor, which encodes MLGFGHAQSFTGSYYNAPLNLVLEEVSSQCNVKMAYDFDLVAKFTVTAKLHKVTLSEALQVAFENTPLTFIEINGVFVIKPDPGKLQVLTIAPAPLPPKYKVMGLVREKLSGETLPYASISLSGTQNGVAANSDGYFSIITQQADSLLLSISYLGYLPAQLTVSPANQRGLLVVELDRQVEVFDAVMIAAPRSDVMQVESEPSRIRLNSARITELPSLSELDITAPIQLLPGIDGTTESMAGLSIRKSGPDENLVLYDGFTVYKIDHFFGAFSSFNAKAIKDVQVFKGGYDATYGGRASGVVEITGKSGSMNKTSVDVGMDLLSTDVTIETPVGKRASFIISGRRSFTDKIQSSLYESLLKSTRADLSSYTKVPAYVSNETSDPSFYYYDLNTKLTINLSSSDVVSMSGYKGRDKLTFFDSGAKYSIDENSDWGSSGMSLRWARQWSSSFSQTLVFGGSRYNLFYQHLDSLRKRKPLTLFQNDTIQKQFILDSRINDVSLTLSNSLNLNENNSLDFGFSVNSVKTDFSESSLHQVNQNVIIDTTRIVANDSRVLSVYAQNTYSNGILKLFKTGIRVNRHSLTNKTYFEPRVQIAIAASSILQLKASAGRYHQFINRIPMVSATDYRSVWAVSDGARFPVVISDHYIAGFSLKPYSSMSIDVEGYSKFTDGLAAIYNSYRRTATNKITLNRSFYKYSSTVLGLDVMLKQNFGRYQLWLAYTLSKASNESKTINGSDSYPAYDDQLHELKIFGVAKVRRWNFSLAWIYGSGKPWDAPTFTNSTVLSPSYSKNSERLPAYQRLDLAIGYAYNIGKVDCKVGMNIVNVLDISNILGRPYQIKDDAYEQVLQGISPLEFSDINGMGRLNTLYFNFSF
- a CDS encoding FecR family protein, whose amino-acid sequence is MKRKENSGPTKEEMREIALFNNLRFLRAPATISKEDAWLQLMGRLSENRTVATTIFTRSLTFRALLAAATIAIFLVSYYFIALSGSITLTTGNGQMVTAYLPDSSVVYLNSGTTIRYNTKHWNDRREIKLEGEAFFKVKAGRRFSVITSESVTSVLGTSFNVYARANEVKVSCITGKVLVMSKSSGESKLLLPGYKTKVLKGARVQREKTNIDLEAKWVEGKFYFQQESIGRVLEEIERQYNIKIEYKGNTNRTYTGFFTNNDLPSALDLVCIPMQLRYKRVNAITIQVY
- a CDS encoding CofH family radical SAM protein → MSLDNIYQKAYSLEFLTAAEGMILLTTAPLSELMGLAHLIRLKKAHNYVTWQIDRKINITNICISGCKFCDSYSEPQSSMAYITTLEEYIEKVEELLKYGGEQLVLQSGLNPELGIEFYKSLFSELKDIFPRLKIHALGSPEIGFLAKMENLTYKQVLEQLVESGLDSLPGHGGEILCERVRLDLSPTRLDSSEWWAVMAEAHALRIGTSASIVFSQMESPHEQIEHLVKIRDLQSKKPLGAPGFEEFIPLVSGARLQTMPLAGQNLLQMPPEDYIRSVAISRIMLSNITNIQASYLSVGKEVAQACLHAGANDFGSIMLDDNPNIAGVKRMDAYDIQKAIADAGFEPKLRNRKYELLELPDCEFSRIMRFEELRTSPYNI
- the pdxA gene encoding 4-hydroxythreonine-4-phosphate dehydrogenase PdxA; amino-acid sequence: MSEERVRVGITQGDINGIGYEVIIKALQDARINDFCTPIVYGSPKVAAYHRKAVNVESFIFNPVKDVDEANPRRSNLINVMDDNVRVDIGKSTPMGGQGSILSLEAAVADLKAGKIDVIVTAPINKNNVQTDTFHFPGHTEYFAKSFDCDDALMLMVSDVLKIGVVTGHIPLEKVSESITMEVILKKLTILNKTLIQDFGIRKPRIAVLGLNPHSGDNGLLGKEEIDVIIPALETARNKGILALGPYPADGFFGSEGFSKFDAVLAMYHDQGLIPFKSMVFDEGVNFTAGLPIIRTSPVHGTAYEIAGKDEANANSFRSAIYLACDLFNNRKLHKEISANPLKTSRMETESGR
- a CDS encoding NADP-dependent malic enzyme; this translates as MEEGLKREALDYHAQGRPGKIEVVPTKPNSSQKDLSLAYSPGVAAPCLEIEKNPEDAYKYTAKGNLVAVISNGTAVLGLGDIGALAGKPVMEGKGLLFKTFADIDVFDIEVDTHDIDKFVETVRLIAPTFGGINLEDIKAPECFEIEERLKKLLDIPVMHDDQHGTAIISSAALLNALTINGKKIEDLIVVVNGAGAAAVACAKLYFALGIRAENLVMCDSKGAISTRRKDINSIKAQFATQRTVDTLEEAMVGADMFLGLSAANVLTTEMVQSMAKEPIVFALANPDPEIAYDLAMKARPDIIFATGRSDYPNQVNNVLGFPYIFRGALDVRAKTINEEMKVAAVRALASLAKEVVPDIVANAYNKKTLAFGRDYLIPTPLDPRLISTISVAVAQAAVKSGVARKTIEDWDAYKTELEQRLGYDNAIIRTVRDRTRNSGKRIVFAEGGRLKVLQAAQQILQEGIATPILLGSAEKIRKISLDNNIDLNGATIIEFYGDAEACRREVFAKLFFEKRKRKGITYQEAIDSMYDRNQFGIMMVEVGDADAFISGYSSKYSTTIKPALQIVGTDNPGNHIAGMYMVMTKQGPIFLADTTVNDQPNAETLVATTLLVDRAVRRFNIEPVIAMVSYSNFGSVPTGQPEISRRAVEILHANHPEIIVDGEVQANFALNKKIRMEKFPFSKWGEKRVNTLVFPDLASGNISYKLLQELGGFEVVGPILVGIAKPVHVVPIESSVREIVNMATIAVFDSICTLEGNCGCE
- a CDS encoding TraB/GumN family protein — translated: MPLIVAPAIFAQGQDSESSSLLWKVSGNGLASPSYLFGTIHALPQSRFFLPDSVEKALASCEKVVLEIDMDEPGMMSELQQEMLMTDNALDRILSHDEYELIAKFFIDSLGIPLAPLANVKPMLLTSFMLPKIIGQNPASYEGIFVQMAGALGKEVLGLETVQEQIGYIDKVPLDKQAKMLVESIIDFNKSKAEYDAMLTAYETQNIEDIYRYMLETSNDFKEMEELLIKNRNHAWVPRIGKLAKESTCFFAVGSGHLGGSEGVVALLRQAGYSVIPVF